A section of the Salvelinus fontinalis isolate EN_2023a chromosome 33, ASM2944872v1, whole genome shotgun sequence genome encodes:
- the LOC129831608 gene encoding uncharacterized protein LOC129831608 yields the protein MHTVNSLHSLNVWGGGGGDRIPAHQTAKTIRRKRRGIRRRAIRTARKTRKRRKRRKRRRRIRTRGSEEDRKKKKDKKKKKDSSDSEEDKKKKDKKKNKKHKKDSSDSEDDKKKKKDSCSDSEEDKKKKKGKKKKEKGSSSGSGDDDEEKKRKKDKKDSCSDVE from the exons ATGCATACAG TGAATTCATTACACTCTCTtaatgtttggggggggggggggggggacagaattCCTGCTCATCAGACAGCGAAGACAATACGAAGAAAAAGAAGAGGGATACGAAGAAG GGCAATTCGGACAGCGAGGAAGACAAGAAAAAGAAggaaaagaagaaaaagaagaagaaggataag GACTCGAGGAAGCGAGGAAGACAGGAAAAAGAAGAAGGATAAGAAGAAAAAGAAG GACTCATCTGACAGCGAGGAAGACAAGAAAAAGAAGGACAAGAAGAAAAATAAGAAGCATAAGAAG GACTCATCTGACAGCGAGGAtgataagaagaagaagaag GACTCTTGTTCTGACAGCGAGGAAGATAAGAAAAAGAAGAAGGGTAAGAAGAAGAAAGAAAAG GGCTCCTCTTCTGgaagtggtgatgatgatgaggagaagAAAAGGAAGAAAGACAAGAAG gacTCCTGTTCCGATGTTGAGTGA